The Juglans regia cultivar Chandler chromosome 2, Walnut 2.0, whole genome shotgun sequence genome includes a window with the following:
- the LOC108999160 gene encoding probable myosin-binding protein 5 — protein sequence MAKRSFTCFVEQELGKFPHFLIFAVLEWVLILLLFIDGFIAFVANEFAKFFELKGPCLLCTRIDHVLFNKDPDFYYNDSICEAHKKGVSSLAYCHNHKKLSDIRKMCEGCLLSFATEKESDCITYKSLVGILHKDLECFVKDDLSLATCKKDDIVQVEKIISSIHCCSCCGEPLKLNSSYSKGKGAGAYSITPAPSPRTPLAALAKEETRNMDLKFVPDPDSLLEDEDGSTAFNPYTQSREEVKAATVALLTEAEDLFDEASKSPNFGRGNRFFGIPLSDSATNSPRLGTRITRKSPLGKTTFAAESIEENQPNEADSANSVVHKLKRQVRLDRTSLIALYMELDEERSATAVAANNAMAMITRLQAEKAAVQMDALQYQRMMEEQAEYDQEALEEAIDLLAKREEEIKVLEDELEAYREKYGSTREDENYRDNSSQSYSSYNAKSESGSSNVNVNEGEINGEDAHNNSQPFSTQEANGGVIPSESLKHVKAGKQRKTLLTRELSHLSKRVKALEADNGFLDHAAQTLEKHSEGTKLLIEISRNLRKLRQLVTMPLEENDA from the exons ATGGCAAAGCGATCATTTACATGTTTTGTTGAACAAGAATTGGGAAAGTTCCCCCACTTCTTGATCTTCGCCGTGCTGGAATGGGTGCTGATACTTCTGCTATTCATTGATGGGTTTATTGCATTTGTTGCCAATGAATTCGCCAAATTCTTCGAACTTAAAGGCCCTTGCTTGCTTTGCACCAGAATCGATCATGTACTGTTCAACAAAGACCCCGATTTCTACTACAATGATTCAATATGTGAAGCTCACAAGAAGGGTGTTTCATCTTTGGCATATTGCCACAACCATAAGAAATTGTCTGACATAAGAAAGATGTGTGAAGGGTGCCTTCTTTCATTTGCAACCGAGAAAGAATCTGATTGCATTACGTACAAGTCTCTTGTAGGGATTTTGCACAAGGATCTTGAGTGTTTTGTTAAAGATGATCTAAGTTTGGCTACATGCAAGAAGGATGATATTGTCCAGGTTGAGAAGATCATCAGTAGCATTCATTGTTGTTCGTGTTGTGGAGAGCCTTTGAAGTTGAATTCATCATATTCAAAGGGAAAAGGCGCCGGTGCGTATTCAATAACTCCTGCTCCTTCACCACGAACACCATTAGCGGCATTGGCAAAAGAGGAGACTCGCAATATGGATCTTAAATTTGTTCCTGACCCTGACTCACTTCTGGAGGACGAAGACGGCTCAACTGCATTCAATCCCTATACTCAAT CTAGAGAAGAAGTAAAAGCTGCAACAGTTGCGTTATTGACAGAAGCTGAGGATTTGTTTGATGAAGCCTCAAAGAGCCCTAACTTTGGTAGAGGGAACAGGTTCTTTGGAATCCCACTGTCAGATTCAGCCACTAACAGTCCTAGGTTGGGTACTAGGATTACGAGGAAATCGCCACTTGGAAAAACAACGTTTGCTGCAGAGTCTATTGAAGAAAATCAACCAAATGAAGCCGATAGTGCCAATTCCGTCGTGCATAAATTGAAGAGACAGGTTCGATTGGATCGAACGTCACTTATTGCTTTGTACATGGAATTAGATGAAGAAAGAAGTGCTACAGCTGTTGCAGCTAACAATGCAATGGCCATGATCACCCGGTTACAAGCAGAAAAGGCAGCTGTTCAGATGGATGCCTTACAGTATCAGAGAATGATGGAGGAGCAGGCAGAGTATGACCAAGAAGCCCTAGAAGAAGCGATTGATTTGCTTGccaagagagaggaagaaattaAGGTTTTAGAGGATGAACTTGAGGCATATAGAGAAAAGTATGGAAGCACAAGGGAAGATGAGAATTACAGAGACAATAGTTCACAATCTTACTCATCTTACAATGCAAAATCTGAAAGTGGCAGTTCTAATGTTAATGTCAATGAAGGGGAGATAAATGGAGAAGATGCACACAATAATTCTCAACCCTTTTCAACACAAGAAGCAAATGGAGGGGTTATCCCAAGCGAATCATTGAAACATGTTAAAG CGGGAAAGCAAAGGAAAACTCTCCTAACAAGAGAGTTGTCTCATCTTAGTAAGAGGGTGAAGGCCCTTGAAGCAGACAATGGATTCCTAGATCATGCTGCTCAGACGCTTGAGAAACATAGTGAAGGAACTAAACTTTTGATAGAGATATCTCGAAATCTGAGGAAGCTTCGGCAACTTGTGACAATGCCTCTCGAAGAGAATGATGCATGA